The region CTGAAAGAACTAGAAAACTGACTTAACCTGATAAAAGTGATTGAGAGCACAGTTAAAGGCTTAAAAGTTTCAAGTTGTTTGCTGTTGTTCTTATATTTATtaccttttgttctttttcggGGGGGGATTGCGGGTAAGAAATTTTCTTCAGTCCTAAACTTGTGGGCTTCTTCGTTTAACCGTTCGTAAGCTACAAATTATGGAGATCAAACTCTTGAAATAGACAGAGCCATGCTCGAGATTTGTCACACTTATATAGATCTAGTGCACTCAAGATGATTCACAACAAAGAAGAACTACCTGTTTTGTAATAGAATCCGCCATACAATGATTAATCTGAAAGGCGTGGGATGAGtcatttattttaacttttattgaaaaattcaaagtaCCTTGATTATTTTTGCGCTCGCAATAAATGACTCATTTTTTGTTAGGCCTGGTTTAAACGTCGCATTTTACATGCGCCGAATCGAATTGCCAAGTTAAATGCATGTAAAATGCGACGTCTAAATCAATTAAATGCGACATATTTCAATTCGATGCGAGTCAGTCGAATATTCGACTGAAGTTCGGTAGTTGATTTAAACGCCGCAttttacatgtgccgaatcaaattgaaattataaaaataatttatgtttgcTCGAATGGGAATTTAAAACACGTCGCTCGCGTCGGCAATTTTATTCGGCAAAACAATGCGACGTTTAAATCAAATCAGCCGAACGTATTCATTCGTGTCGACTAAAATTAGTATTTGATTCGGCGCATGTAAAATGCGACGTTTAAAACCAGGCCTTAGACGGCGAAACTCAATATTTCCGTGACGGTTAAtgaatgttttttgtttttttctggctTTGTTACACAAACTGTTGGAAAAATAACTCTGTCTTGACTGGATGCCCGCTGGTATGCAGCTGTTAGTCTGTTCAAGACTTCGCGAAAAGCCCTTATATTGATGACTTGTATGAAAATGAGTTGAGCACATGCATTTTTGCTAAAACAGTGAAATTATTTACGCAGTTGCCGTTGAGAAATTCGTAACTCGCAGGTGGGACGTAAGTAAAGTTCAATTGCCTTCTACAAAAAGATTAATTTTGTGACCCGACGGTGTTTTGCTACTTTTTACTGTTAGGAAACAAGCTGTTTTGGTCGGGAAATCAAACTGCATTCGAATAAAGTTAAAGAAGAAGAGCATTTGTTCATAACTAAGAAACCTCATTGCGTGCACAATGTATTGAGTGtgcaacagaaaaaaattaaaataaaaacaggaAGTGGCAATCAGCTTGCTACTTTCAAAACATGAGAGAAAATCACACACCTGAGCtcaccaaatgaaaaaaaaaatataataaaaatagcaattaaaaagaaatgagtaaAAAAAGACGAAAGAAAGAATATGAAAACGCTTCAGGGACGGACGGAACTAAAGCCTTACGCTCGTCTAATCAGGGCAGATCTCGTGCAGATCCAGCGCACTGGACACCATCCCCTAATTTCTTTGCTAAGAGTGTTGCCTTCCTTGAATCGTGCTAAGAATAACTTTCGCGCCCAttttgtgggtggctcctgcCCCACGGAACTGAAATGCAATCGTCGATTATGTTGTCAGCTAGTGATATTTAACTAGGACATACTTCTAATTACCTTGGCTGGCGAAGCGTGTTCTTGCCGCAGAGTCCGACTTCTCAGTCTCTGTTTCTGTATCACCAGTGAAGTAAGTTATCATCAACGCAACGCCCCGCAAAGCTTTTTTCTATGATACATATGTCATATATATGTAAATACAACTTTTCGCTTTTTGTTTGACATAAGCCTGGCGTATTGTTATAAAAAACCAAGAGTGAGTGCATGAGTAAGTTATTAAATCCTAAATTGCCTTTTCGCGcaattagttttgttttcttcgaaATTCAACGGAAATACCATACTTCAGTTGCGAATAAGTAGAAATCACGATATGCACTAGAATTTGCAGGATTTATCAGGTTAAGGAATCAACCACTTCTTTGGCACAAGAGTGCCGTGGTCGCGGAACAATCGTAGGCAAAGAGGTCCGCTGGGCCAAATCTGATTGACCATTCTTTGGTGTAGCTTGTATGCTAAATTTAGATTATGATGCCTAAAACTGATGAATGAagagcaaatgaaaaagatcGAGACGAGTTCTCGTCAATTAGCGCCTTCTTTAGCGATGAAGCGGCACCTATCCAGGTTCCTCAAATCTCTAACTTTTTGAAGTTCCACCTGCTGTCACAGCAAGCTCCTTTAATTTTACACCGTTTTCGACGGTTTTCGACACAGCTTATGAAGACAACGCTCAGAGTTGCTAATATTTCAAAGGCTTTGTTTCATAAAGCAACGTTCATTTAAAGTTTGAGATCGAGAAAGACTGAGATCTGGATTTTATTATGGTTTCATTCTAAAGGACCGATATAGATATCCTAAATTTAGGTAAcgcaaaacaagaaattatgCTACGTATACGTGATCTAAAGAATAGGAAAGagatttgtttgttcttttttctcttttattttcccGGAAAGCCCCAAGCCTTTTGTGTACGTGTTAACTGATTTATCGAAGTCGAACAAAAGAAGTTGGTAAGACTGTTTTGATCGTGCTTTTAATTCCAACATTGCcttttataattataataatttgacAACTAACCATAATGCAGTTTTTCTAATTGACCAAGTCTTTTGACAGCACTGAATGGGattatgttttgaaagctTCAAAAACGTTGGGTTAAGAACTCCTCCTATTACAAGCTGCTAGTCCGTCGTCCCCTGCCTAGGGACAATTTTcgattttattgaaaatacaaaaagaataacaaacTTTGCCTTTCATGGCCAATActgaattcaaaacaaaaaaaaactttgcacATTCTTCACTGAGTTAAAAACAGAAATCTTACTGTTAGTGGCCCTGATTGACTCAGATTTCTGAAAACATCTTTTTGTTATGGCAGGAAACATACAGATATTATAActtcagtggcttcatagctcagttggttagagcgtcgcaccggtatcgccaggtcacgggttcaaacctcgttgaagtcctgactttttcaggcttctatacgcaattacttaaattgcgttcataactgcgacgATCATAggttacttgatttcaaatccgcagttaaatatatatgaaacatttcatatttcACTTCATATTACAACTTTTAtcaatgaaaaatgaagtttCAAACAGGACACTTATAACACGTATTATTGATAACCACCTAAGACCTCAAAAGATTTGTCCACTCAACCTAACTAAGATTGATGAATATATAGGatcaatttcaatgaaaacgACAGATTTTGGCTCACTGAATGCACATTTGCCCTCATTTGCAACACATTTTTTTGTGGTACAAATATGATATATTAATAGTTTAAATAATACATCGTACCTGCGTATGAGTTAGCTATGGTTAAGAACGTCCAAATTACGTTAACCATAAGCCGGCACACTAAAATTGTCGGGAAATTATAGGATTAGATAACTTACGCCGGCATAATTTCGAGCATAATTCTATGGTGCGCGAATCTAGCATAATGCTGGCATAATAGTCGTGTTTAGCCTGGCTACCTTACTTTATGCCAGGCTCCCTAGGGTGACTTGTCGTGAACCGAACTGAAGAGACAGTTGACATTTAGCTGATCCGTATGAGGGCATTCTTGAACTTACATGTTCCCATGATCCCTCAGTCCTTTTAGATTTTATCTCTTGTTGcccaataattaataaaaccaaaataaacctAAGCCTAAGATTAAATACTCCTGTTCCCGTGCTCCCTAAAACCCCTGAGAGGAACCGATTCTTGTTTCAAAGACGTTGTTGTTATTTAAAAGAAGGACATTAAATGCTGTTTCTTTGCGCAAAATTTTCCCAGCATCTTTTGAGCATCTTTTTTTCCCAGCATCTTTTGAGCATAGCCAGGGCGCGAGCACAATTTCGAGCAAGATGCTAAGATTTTAGGAGTGACGCTCAAAAGCATAACGCTCAAATTTTTGAGCATACTTAATCTAACCCTATCGAGCAAGCTAAGCGTGAATAGCTGGTTCACTATTCCATATGTCGATGTCTGCGCGTACTTCATTCCCGACTCTACTGacatcataatttttttttttttatggcagAATTTATTTTACCATTTTCTGGTGTGTTCTTTATATCAGAAACTCAATATCGATGTGACTGGCGACTTTATTTTTGACGCACAATTTGGAACATTAAACATCCATTGCGATATCAGAAAGGTAGAGATAAAATGCGACCATGATGTGCTTGAGATCATGTATCAGTTTTTCAATCTGCTGCAATCAACGaaatgagttttcagtgaggCCTAAGATTATTTTTAGTCTTAAAAAATAAGGCAAGAGACCAGATATGCAGTAAGAGTAGTTCTTAAAGCGGCATGAATGAATGAAGTAATATATGGCAAGCCCAACGTGACAAAAGTACATCGAGATTGAAATCACCTTTGGAGTTTTATTAATCGATGTGCAGTACTGCATGAGAAACGTAATCATTATacgagaatgaaaaactgtcatACAAGATTTGAAATTAAGGTAATTCCCTTGTTTTGCACTGCGCATAACATTGCtacatccaagatggcggcgattCTTCGTACTagcgcgaaaacaacaaacaagggCCACTTTTGCAGAGCTAAAGCTTTTATTCGCAATAATAATGCCGCAGATCGGCTTACAGCTTCCTGGTTTGCCatcgaaaaacaagaaaatgaaagaaatgtgcgTGATCCCGAAGTCTGCAGTGGTTTTTCACTTCGCAGCCGTCGAGTTGtggaattattaaaatgtccTGGCTGAGGCTTTGGATTATGGGGGGCTGTGAGGCCAGTCGGACAGCTCCATTGCTCTCCAACTGCATTAACGAGCCAGTATCTGTCCTGGGATCGCTACTGTACATATGTTGTTCAAACTCCGAGAGTGGAGAGACGAAtatttctggaaaaataaGACCCACGGTAGCACTAGAACCACGCAAGGGAGACCAGTCTTTGATGTAAAAACGAAGTTTGCTGCTGAATTCACATTTTGCTGTGTATAGAAACCAAACAAGCGAACATATAAAGGATAGGAATCAATagtcttttcttcaagtttctttgtcaagcattattgtgcaaaagcaaaaaaatcgaACCCTATCTCACTGGAATTAAACAGAACGCCGGCGCTACAAAATAGTCCAAAATAAAGATTCATACCTCCAAAATCTCATCAAATCTTGACTTACCTCATTCCTTGGTATTTAATGtattcttttcaagtttgaatttctgttttgccgATATCAAACACATAAAAACAACCGAAAACGAGCTTGATCTCGAGTGCATACTTCGAACACGATGGGCTTTATTTTGTATCTCGCCCCAGTCCCCGCGGCGCAAATTATCCATCCTGACTGCGATCTCAAAGCCATGTCCACCTTTCACAGCAATTTGTGAAGAAACAAGCACGGTGACCCCCGATTTTTTTCCCAggtatttgctaagaacagtctaataaaaaacatatttgaagaagaaaaaaagtttgatagtagaacattattttttgaGGGGAAATAGTTTCGTATTTGGTGTATTTGGTTCAAAGCGAGGACTTCAAGCTAACCACGGAACTGTccgaaaaagtgcaatatCCCCACAACaggcaataaaaaatgaattaaatgacGTAATACTgcttatttgaataaaagaagctttgtgttcaagataaaattttgtgtgtttcaaGTACCAACGGCTTAATTCTGTAAGAAGGggattcgaatttttaacgcgCAACTAGTAAAAATACCCCAGTTTAAGAGCCTGCTGACGCGTAAACAAGCTcggtgaccccatttttttattgcatttttttaaggttCATATCATGAATGTTGAttatgccaagtttcaaaaaaagtttgatagtagaacaatttcaaggGAATTACCTTAACTGTCGAGAATGAAAAACCATTAATTTAGATTAAAGATGATGTACTGACAAGATACCGAGAAATCTACATCGCATGACGAGAATGAGAAATCATTTTGTGAGAATGTGAAATCGTTATGTAAGAATGTGAAATCGTTATGTGAGAACGTGAAATTCGCATCACTCGGGTCTTTTCTTAGTTGCATGGTGAGACCCCGGGTTCCAGAGAATTAAGAGTAACAATTAAGTGAAATGCGTTCGAAATACCTTCTCGCCAAGTTTGTTCGTGAGCTGTCTTGATGGGCTGTATTTCGACGACCGGAACGCCTGGTATCCAGAGTAGCTTAAAGTCAAGTTCTTGGAGCGAAGGACACCTGCGAAGGCTGCAAACTCCAGTCTGGTTGATTATGGTACTTTTCCGATTTTCTTTCTCCCTActgttaagaaaaaaagaacgtttttttccttttactttGTCCCCAAGGGTCTTACATTACTTGAGACTGGAAACATTACCTACGAAAAAAACAGgtaaagaataattaatttgctATCATCGACTCATTGAAGCTTTGCTCTTGCTGCTATAAGCAGCGTGTGAACTCGTTATGGTCCTTGAAAGATAATAGCATTTGTACTTGGCAATGCACAAATCTTTTAGAACAATAAGGATTACAGATtcgctttaaattttaaagatATGCTTTGGATAcacattttgaattctttatTTTGAGGTCCTGTATTTGCAGATGTATATTCTCAAAGAAATTAATGTCAGGCATCCCAGCTCCCAGATCGTCCAGcgctgaatttttttcttcataattccatgcaaatatttttcctGGCAGCTTATCGCGTTGGAAATTATAGATCTATAGACGGCGAGGGCTTGGCTTCAGTTTAAAACTTATTCTATATCTTTAACCGtcttaaaattttttctttgcaaactgTTTTTTCCTAATAGCTGCTATAACTTACAAGAGGATTGCCCGAGTTTtcgaaataatttgaaacacATTGTGTCGTAACACTTAGCTGAAGCTATTTTACAGGTTTTCTACAAAATAATatggaagaagaaagaaatttattcataaaaatttaagaatatgaataaaatatcTAGTatctaaaattacaaaatttaggTAACTAAAATTCAATGTTCCTTACTTGTTTATTAACTTCTAAGCCTCCAACTTTTAAATGCAATTCATTTGGAATACTATTCCATTGTTTTACGGCGaaatatttaaaatagtttaaaccaTACTTTGTAGTATTTACTTTTGGCACTGAGAGCATATTATTGCcgcttaaggtggctctatatagtattttataaatgtttgAATATCGCATCTGCAAAAGTAATTTTTCCGTTGGaaaatgtttatcacatagcACTCGGTAGGAGGTCAATAATAATGTTTGGTGTAGGGTAAGGGTTTCAGCACTTGCCCAAAAAAATAGAGAACCAACCCAAGGCTTTTTATGGCTTATTGCATATGAGAAGTTTTGTAATTACTTGAATTTATAATGTTTTATCAACCtcttaattattgtttattggAAACCTGTCTATTTATATAACCTCAAAGTTGTGTGTACTTGCAAGAAAACTGAGAATTCATTTTTACTTTTCCTTAATGTTGATTTTCTTTGGGCAGGGAAATGTTTCTTCTCAGCTGCTTTACAGTGCTGACAACCTTTCAATGAACTTCTCAAAATATCCAAGTCCATAATTTTACTTCCATGTGGAATgcaattttccttctttgcttCTTTCAGATGGAGAACTATTTCAGACCAAGGAGAGTCTTGAAGAAGCACTTGTCTTGAAACTTTTAGGTGAATTGCTTGATGTCGCGTATACCAAAAACAAGATTTAAACCATAACTGACTTAAACGggtttctcttttctttggtGGGGACCAGTCTTCCACCAGCTCTTCAAAATCTAATTTCCTCTTTGCTCTCCACTCCTTTATACCACGAGTCTTATCCGTGTTGCCGCTTCGATTGGGTTTCTCACGTGAGAACCGTCCCTTTTCGTCACGCAATGGTGTTTGTTCACCGGCGTCAGTTGCGCTTTTTCAAACATTCCAGCTGTTTTCGGTGTTTCATTGCACAAAGAACTCAAAGCGAAGCCTCCGACCAGAAAAAGTACACCGTGATCACTCTGCCACTTCCTTCGCGTACGATCACGACCCCCTTCCCTCTTTGTTGTCGGGGCGATAGCAAATGCGAATTGTCTCCTGAGTTTAACCATGTCACGAGAATGTTACAACAgattttttgacttttttttatgaacaCTTCCTCCGAACAAAAAGGATAGCGGTACGGTAAGTGGAACGCGACTCGCGATAAAAGTCTCGCCGTCATGTttagtttcgtttttttctcgCCTTTTAAATCCTCGCGCGCTAGCTCCATCCGTACCTATTATTCGCgcgtaaaaaaaaactatatacAGCCACCTTGTTATTTCTAATTTTAACGAGTTTCTTAATGCATGTGGGGGCGATGCCTTGAAAACAATCGTTTATGGTTATTAATATGTCCTGGACACGACGGTTTTCCACTGACTTGGTTTCTAGACCTATTTGCTGTAGCAGTTTATGACATGTTGATGTTTTATCTTTGTAAACATGTCATAAACTGATGAGGTGACTGACATTGGAAAAGCTATAAACCTTGACTTAAATCAACCTCAATTTAATAAAGTCAGCTGCAAAAATGGTAATTTACTTGCCCACCAATTACAACCTCTATTGGGGGAAGAAAAAAGGACCCGAGGGAATTCATTAGAAACTCTGTTTGTCTTTGCGAACTTAATGTCTTGCTCCGGGTATGATTTAACTTTTTCAAGATATTTGTTGCTTGAAGGGCCCtccttcattttgtttctttgaccTTTTCAGTTACTTCGTTTGTTACTTCATTTATCGATAATTATTGCGATGCATGTGTCGAGTGTTAATGGCAACTTCTCGCTGTATCTCGTaccaatagggagcttaagcaaacacgacttcgacggaagcgagaacgtcatctgaaaacgtaacttcgcgtttctgccaTCGTtgttcaattattcaaactcattaagcttgaaaaatgtgttctaagtatcctggaattaaattggaaccagcgcctgagacataagaagacaaaattgaacaattgtcatcatatgctcacgttgtccacacaactgcaaaacaggtcatttcacgtcgtagaaagaacgagaacgacttcaaaatgtcaaaagatgaaaaatgcacgtgcaaagcgtgcagaaatactgtttttcattgtcaaatatgcaaatttgtggggtttttgttgccgtcgtcaatgTCATTAGTTTTGTATCATGATGTGCCGTTCTCAGCTGGACCAGGATTTACTCTATTCATGATAATTCTTTTCTTATTCCGCTGAAATAATCTAGACAGATTCCGCCTGAACAGATAACTGCGTAAACTGTACACAAGCGGATTAATAGATGAGTTAAAAGTAGCCAGAACAATGGTAGTCTTATGTCCAACAGAATACATTGATTCTGATGGAAGTAGATTAGCCAAGAAGTAGATAACCAACGTTGGAACCCAGCATATCGCATAGATAACACTGACGACTACAGCCATTGCGGTAATCCTTTTCCTTGAACGCATGTAAACAACACGGCGGGGGCTTTTATCTGGAACTTTGGCGAACCAGAGGTAACGAacaacctgaaaaaaaaattgcattagGCCTCAAATTATAGAACTTCAGTTTACTTGAATTTgaccaaaaatgaaaaaacaatggcaaaCAGGATGACTTATCACTTTCTTCGAGAAtaaatttaaagttaaattGAATAAATCAAACCCCTTGCCAGAAAGTCTTCTGTCGAGTGCAATGCTTCGCGTGCGTTTGCTCGTGTTTTGACTGTAATCTATTCATGGAGATTCATAATCTCGCTGTTACGACACTGTTTCTAGTTCAAGGTTCGCTGGGATTACCTTGATGGGCCGGTGTGGTTATTCTTTGACCATATGGAACAGGACTGTCGCAAGAAAACCATGAATCGCTTTCCCAAGTCCTCTAGTGTTTTATCAGTACAAATCACTGCTCAGACTTTTCATTCTGTTGTACTcaagaaaatataattttttaaatatatttttacatAGTGACTCTTGTTCCTCGGCAATCTaaatgtgttatttttcttttacatttacattttttattcatttatgtctttctttcactgtttggtcagctttgctttttccatttcttttcctctAGAACTGCTGGCTGGCTGTTTTTGTTATGCTGGTCCTCCCGGACACATTAGAATTTACACATTGAATTCCAAAGAAACGTCGCTCATGCGCGCGCATTACCTTGAAATACAATACGCCCATCACTGTCATCGGTATGACACCTGCCACAATTATCCAACCGAAGCTGTAAAGCATTGGCATTATGGGATGTGACCATTGCTCTGCGCATGTCTTCAATTCATCCACATATGTGACGGAAATAT is a window of Acropora palmata chromosome 11, jaAcrPala1.3, whole genome shotgun sequence DNA encoding:
- the LOC141897459 gene encoding substance-P receptor-like, with the translated sequence MENSRTNLEGNQMRDTFPSVEYIGFAVAFSVMIIADLVGNTLVILVITRNPGMRTSLNYVLVNLAIADILVAIFMGMNFVVTPAFVQPDGTIGRCLCKFLTGGTSAWTAAVASVYSLVAVAFEVYNAAFNRFRSPTVAKGKSLRRKICLIWLIALLWGLPLYISVTYVDELKTCAEQWSHPIMPMLYSFGWIIVAGVIPMTVMGVLYFKVVRYLWFAKVPDKSPRRVVYMRSRKRITAMAVVVSVIYAICWVPTLVIYFLANLLPSESMYSVGHKTTIVLATFNSSINPLVYSLRSYLFRRNLSRLFQRNKKRIIMNRVNPGPAENGTS